From the genome of Candidatus Defluviilinea proxima:
TGAAGTAGGTGTAGGGGGCTAATGCTGTCATTGTTTCTGGACACACATGAAGATCAGCAATATAGCCGATGACATCAAAGACGATGTTGAGCTTTTTGTATTATCTGTTTCTAATTATTTGAACAATACGATCATTTTCGTGGATGGCGGTTGACTGGCGTGCTACTATGAACCCTGATCGCTTTCTATCATCCGACCCTGCCATCCGCGACATCGCGCGCAATCTTTATCAAACTGTTGCGAAACTTCCCATCGTTTCGCCGCATGGTCATGTTGACTCACGTCTCTTCTCCGACCCGAAAGCCTCCTTCGGCACGCCTGCCGAGCTATTCATCATCCCCGACCACTACATTACCCGCATGTTGTATTCACAGGGCATTCCATTGGATGCCTTGCTTGCAGGCGATCACCGCGAGATTTGGAAACTCTTCTGCACGAACTTCCACCTCTTCCGCGGGACTCCTTCGGGCATCTGGTTGACGGATGAACTCGCATCCGTTTTTGGCGTGGATGAAAAACCATCCGCCTCAAACGCCGACCGATTGTTTGATTCACTTTCAGAGAAATTATTCTCCCCTGAATTTTCTCCCCGCAAACTCTTCGAGCGATTCAATATCGAAGTTCTTTGCACCACCGATGCGGCGACAGATACGCTTGAACATCATCAGGCCATTCGCCAAAGTGGTTGGAAAGGTAACATCCGTCCAACCTTCCGCCCCGATGGCGTGGTCAACCTCGATGCCCCGAATTGGAAAACAAATATCGACAAGCTGAGTGAAGTCAGCGGCGTTGATGTAAAGGATTACAAGTCCTTTATCCAAGCCTTGGAACAGCGACGCGCCTTCTTCAAATCCATTGGTGCTACTGCAACCGATCACGCCGCTTTGACTCCCATCACTGCTGAATTATCGGATATTGAAGCAGATGAGATTTTCCAGCGTGCGCTCAATGGCAGCCCCAAGCCCAACGACGCGACCCAATTCACTGCCCACATGCTGATGGAAATGGCACGCATGAGCATTGAAGACGGGTTGGTTATGCAGTTGCATCCAGGTTCCCTCCGCAATCACAATGACATCGTTTTCCAAAAGTTCGGCTTAGATAAAGGTGCGGACATTCCTCTACAAACCGAATACACACGCAATTTGCTTCCCTTGTTGAATAAATACGGAAATGACTCGCGCCTTACGTTGATCCTCTTCACGCTCGATGAAACGACTTATTCTCGTGAACTCGCTACACTTGCAGGTCACTATCCTGCGCTCAAACTCGGACCTCCGTGGTGGTTCCATGACAGCTTGAATGGTATGGCGCGTTACTTCGATCAAGTCATGGAGACAGCAGGGATTTACAACACCGCTGGTTTCAACGATGATACACGTGCCTTCTGCTCTATCCCTGCACGACATGATGTGTGGCGGCGCGCCTCTGCGAATTGGTTGGCAGGATTAGTTGTTCGTCATATCGTGGGTATGGATGATGCAATCGAAATGATTCAAGAATTTGCAGTTGGCTTGGCGAGACGTGCTTATAAATTAACGTAATTGCCCAACAATTTGATTGGAACATACATGAATCTCGAAGAACTAAAATCGCTTTATGATTTCTCAGATCGCACGGTCTTAGTCACGGGCGGGGCAGGGGTGCTGGGGAGTGAAATCGCTTGTGCGTTGGTAGGTTGCAACGCGAATGTTGTGCTCCTTGACCGCGATCAGGAACTCGCACAGAAGGTCATCGAACGTTTTCCTAAAGTTGTAAAAGGACGCGGTGTGCGCGTCTTTGGTGATGTCCTCAAGGTCGAGACTTTGCAGCAGGCAAATGAAACTATCAAAGCTGAGTTCGGTCACGTTGATATTCTCATCAACGGTGCGGGCGGCAATCATCCATCTGCAACCACCAAGCCTGATCTTTCTTTCTTCGATCTGCCACTTGATGCGCTTCGTCATGTTGGCGATCTAAACTTACTTGGCACAATTTTGCCGTGTCAGGTATTCGGTCGTAATATGGCAGAGCGTGGTGAAGGCGTGATCCTCAACGTCTCTTCGATGAACGCCTTTCGTCCGCTCACGCGCATCCCTGCGTACTCGGCGGCGAAGGCGGCGGTCAGCAACTTCACGCAGTGGCTTGCTGTTCATATGGCGCAGAATTATTCGTCGAAGATTCGTGTCAACGCGATCGCGCCTGGGTTTTTCCTTACGGATCAGAATCGATTCCTCCTCACAGACAAGGACACTGGCGAATTGACTCCGCGTGGTCAATCGATTTTGTCTCACACCCCAATGAACCGCTTCGGGACTCCCGAAGACCTGCTTGGTGCGACAATGTGGCTGATCTCCCCCGCATCCGCTTTCGTGACGGGTGTGGTGCTTCCGATTGATGGTGGTTTCTCGGTGTTTTCAGGTGTGTAATGTTGGTAGGGGCGAAGCATTGCTTCGCCCCTACGACGGATTACAAGATGATATTTTCAAAAGCAATAACCCCGAACGAACAACTCTTATCGGATGATGAAATTCGCAATACGTTGAGCGTGTTGTCGGGTCAATTTAATGGTCAACGCCTACTGGTGTTGATTCCTGATCACACGCGCTCATTGCCATTGCCGTTCTTGTTCCGTGCTCTTGTGGATGTGTTGCATGGTGCGAAGCAATTGGATTTCATGGTGGCATTGGGGACGCACCCGCCGTTGGATGAAGAGGGTATCAACAAGCTGGTGGGCATCACTGCCGATGAGCGGACGACGACATTCAAGCATGTCGGTTTGCTGAACCATGCTTGGGATACTCCGTCTGAATTGACTTCGCTTGGCATCATTGAGCAGGATGAGATTAAACAAATCGCAGGAACGAATTGGCATTCGTCCCTGCCCAATGAAGTGGATATTCGTATCAATAAAGCCGCCCTTGAATACGATCACATCGTAATCCTTGGTCCGACGT
Proteins encoded in this window:
- the uxaC gene encoding glucuronate isomerase, which produces MNPDRFLSSDPAIRDIARNLYQTVAKLPIVSPHGHVDSRLFSDPKASFGTPAELFIIPDHYITRMLYSQGIPLDALLAGDHREIWKLFCTNFHLFRGTPSGIWLTDELASVFGVDEKPSASNADRLFDSLSEKLFSPEFSPRKLFERFNIEVLCTTDAATDTLEHHQAIRQSGWKGNIRPTFRPDGVVNLDAPNWKTNIDKLSEVSGVDVKDYKSFIQALEQRRAFFKSIGATATDHAALTPITAELSDIEADEIFQRALNGSPKPNDATQFTAHMLMEMARMSIEDGLVMQLHPGSLRNHNDIVFQKFGLDKGADIPLQTEYTRNLLPLLNKYGNDSRLTLILFTLDETTYSRELATLAGHYPALKLGPPWWFHDSLNGMARYFDQVMETAGIYNTAGFNDDTRAFCSIPARHDVWRRASANWLAGLVVRHIVGMDDAIEMIQEFAVGLARRAYKLT
- a CDS encoding SDR family oxidoreductase is translated as MNLEELKSLYDFSDRTVLVTGGAGVLGSEIACALVGCNANVVLLDRDQELAQKVIERFPKVVKGRGVRVFGDVLKVETLQQANETIKAEFGHVDILINGAGGNHPSATTKPDLSFFDLPLDALRHVGDLNLLGTILPCQVFGRNMAERGEGVILNVSSMNAFRPLTRIPAYSAAKAAVSNFTQWLAVHMAQNYSSKIRVNAIAPGFFLTDQNRFLLTDKDTGELTPRGQSILSHTPMNRFGTPEDLLGATMWLISPASAFVTGVVLPIDGGFSVFSGV